Genomic window (Ureibacillus composti):
ATGGTTTGGCGATGAAGTAACACCGAAACAGTTTAAATCAGAGCTAAACAATGATGGTGGGGATATAACCGTATGGATTAATTCTCCCGGTGGTGATGTGTTTGCAGCTAGTCAAATTTACAACATGCTGATGGATTACAAGGGACATGTCACTGTGAAAATTGATGGTATTGCCGCTAGTGCTGCCTCAGTCATTGCGATGGCAGGTGGTGAAGTTCAAATGTCACCCGTCTCCATGATGATGATTCATAATCCCATGACCATTGCATTTGGAGATACAGCTGAAATGAAAAAAGCGATCCAGATGCTAAGTGAGGTCAAAGAAAGTATTATCAACGCTTATGAACTGAAAACAGGTCTTTCGAGGACCAAGCTCTCGCACATGATGGATGATGAAAGTTGGTTTAATTCCAAAAAAGCAGTGGAGCTTGGTTTTGCTGATGCGATTATGTTCCAAGAAGAAAGTAATCAAGACTCATCGGATGAAGGGATTATTTATAACAAGATGGCAGTGGTGAATTCTTTTTTACACAAACTGCCGAAAAGAGAAAAGAAAACTGGAACAGATATCACCGTATTAGATAAGAGGCTAGACCTCTTAAAATTTTAAGGAGGAGATTTGGATGAGTAAAGTATTAGAACTACGTGAAAAACGAGCAAAAGCATGGGAACAAACAAAGGCGTTTCTTGATTCAAAAAGAGGGGAAGACGGGATCCTTTCAGCTGAAGATACCTCCACCTATGAAAAGATGGAGGCAGAAGTCGTTAATCTAGGTAAGGAAATCGACCGATTGGAAAGACAACAAGCCATTGATTTAGAACTTTCCAAACCGATTAATCAGCCCATTACTTCAAAGCCAACGGGTGCTGAAGGGCAAAAAACAGGCCGAGCAACAAATGAATACAGGGAAGCGTTCTGGAAATCGATGAGAAACAAAAGTAACTATGAAGTACAGAATGCCTTGAAGATTGGAACCGACTCTGAAGGTGGATACCTTGCTCCAGATGAGTTTGAAAGAACACTCATTGAATCCTTAGAAGAGGAAAATATCTTCCGTTCATTAGCTAAGGTCATCACAACTTCCTCAGGAGACCGTAAAATTCCGGTGGTTGCTTCAAAAGGAACTGCTTCATGGGTTGATGAAGAAGGATTGATTCCTGAATCGGATGATAGCTTTGGACAAGTTTCGATTGGAGCTTATAAATTAGCTACCATGATTAAAGTGTCCGAGGAACTTTTGAATGATAGTGTGTTTAATCTTGAAGCGTATATTGCAAAAGAATTTGCCAGACGGATTGGTGCCAAAGAAGAAGAAGCATTCTTTGTTGGAGATGGTACCGGAAAACCGACTGGCATTTTTAATGCAACGGGTGGAGCTGAACTTGGCGTGACTGGAACTTCAGCAACCGCTGTTTCAGTGGATGAGATTATGGATTTATTCTACTCGTTGAAATCACCTTATCGTAAAAAGGCCATTTTTATCATGAATGATGCGACGGTCAAACTGATTCGAAAGCTGAAAGATGGGAATGGACAGTACTTATGGCAGCCTTCGATCCAAGCAGGTCAACCTGATACAATCCTGAATCGTCCAGTAAAAACTTCTGCCTATGTTCCAACCGTTGAAGCTGGGGCCAAGACGATTGCTTTTGGCGACTTCGGATACTATTGGGTAGCTGATAGACAAGGTCGCTCTTTCCAGAGATTAAATGAATTATATGCCGCAACAGGACAAGTTGGTTTCAAGGCATCACAGCGGGTGGATGGAAAGTTGATTCTTCCTGAAGCGATTAAAGTCCTTCAACAGAAAGCGTAGGTGATCAATCATGAGTAATGTCAAAAATTATACCGAACAAGGTGGAAATCGAACCGTCATAGGTGGGGAATTAGATATAACTCCAGAAGGAAAGTTAGCTTTTGACGGAACACCATTAAGTCCAGCCGCACTTCAAGCAGATAGTACTGCTGTAGATGTAGCTGGACTTGTTACTGACTTTAATGCTTTACTAGCAAAACTGAAAACAGCTGGTCTAATGAAGACTGAATAATAAAGGGAGGAAGCAGTGATGGATGAGTTGTTATTAAAGGTAAAACAAAACCTTATTCTTAACCATAATGAAGACGATGTTCTGCTTTCAGGATTCGTTACTGCTGCTGTTTCCTATGCAGAAAGCTATCAAAAGAAACCCGATGGATTTTACAATGAAAATCCCATGCATCCAACGACTGAACAAGCCGTCATCATGCTATCTTCTCACTTTTATGAAAGTCGGGATGGTAGTACTGGTGGCTTTTTTGCTGACAATGTGGAAGCGAGTAAGCAAGTATGGAATGTGGTCAATATGCTCCTTCGATTGAATAAGGACGTGATCATATGAGTTTGGGGAAAATGAATGTCAGGATTGAAATTTATAAAGAAGAATCCAGTAAAGATGCTGAGGGTTTTGTTACGAAAGATGAACAACTTTTAGCTTCCATGAGGGCCTATAAAGAAAGTCGTCATGGGAGTGAAGCTTGGAAAAACCGGGCTAGTTTCTCTGAGGCTAGCTCTCTTTTTCGTTTTAGAAAACCTAGGGGATTTGAACTGACCACGGATTTAGTCATTGGCTGTAAGGATGAACGATACAACATTTTGAGTGTTGAGGATATCAAAGAGCGTGGCATGTATGTAGAAGTGTTGGCTGAGAAAATTACAGGGTCAAAGGGGTGAGGCTATGGCAAGAGCAGCGGTAAAAATGCCGGATGAATTTTTAGAAAGAATCGCTAAATTAAATCGTCACTTTGATGATATCGTTCCAAGAGTATTAGAAAAGGGTGCAGAGCCAGTTATTCAGAAAGCTAAAAGTAATCTAGCTGCAAGAATTGGCCAAGGTACTAAGGAGCCCTCTCAGTCTACTGGTGAATTAATAGCTTCACTTGAAACAACAAAGGCTGTCCAAGATGCAAAAGGGGACTGGAACCTTAGGGTAGGTATTCCTATAACAAAAGATAGCAAAGGGGTCTCAAATGCCTTAAAGGCAGCTGTATTGGAGTATGGGAAATCCGGCCAACCTCCTAGACCCTGGCTAAAACCAACAAGGTCAGCTACAAGAAAAGCCTGTGCGGAAGCGATGGAGAAAGCACTGGATAAGGAGATTGAGAAACTATGAGTCTATTACAAGACCTGAATACCTTACTTGAACCCATCGGCATTCCCATTGAAACAGGTGTCTTTTCCAAGAAACCGCCGGATGAGTATATCGTAATTACACCTATGTCAGACAGGTTGGATTTCTTTGCTGATAATCAGGCCCATTCCGTTATCGAGGAAGCACGGCTGTCCCTTTTTACGAAAAAGAATTATCAACCATTAAAAAAACAGCTAACAAAGATTCTTTTAAATGGAGATGTAACTATAACAGACCGACAATATATTGGGTTTGAGGATGATACAAAATATCATCATTATGCCATTGATGTCTTGAAAGAATATGAAATGGAGGAATATTAAATGGCAACAATCGGATTGGACCGTTTATTTTATGCCAAGATCACAGAAGATGAGAATGGCATTGAAACATATGGAACTCCAAAAATACTAGCAAAGGCCATGACCGCAGAACTCAGTGTGGAACTCATTGAAGCCATCCTTTATGCGGATGATGGCGCATCAGAAATTGTAAAGGAATTTAATAGTGGCACATTAACCCTTGGAATTGATGATATCGGTTCTATCGCAGCACAAGATTTAACAGGAAGTAAGATTGATAGCAACAATGTCGTGGTTTCGAGAAGTGAAGATGGAGGAAATCCCGTAGCGGTTGGGTTTCGTGCCAAGAAAGCGAATGGGAAGTATCGATACTTTTGGCTTTATCGGGTTATTTTTAGCATTCCTACAACCAACCTTACGACAAAAGGTGAATCAATTACGTTTAGTAGTCCCACCATAGAAGGTACCGTTTTTAGAAGAAATAAGCTAGACACTGAAAATAAACATCCATGGAAAGCGGAAGTCACAGAAGGGGATAATGGTGTAGCCCAGGAAACCATTACGAATTGGTTTAGTTCTGTGTACGAACCTAATTTTTCACCAGTGACTCCAACGATTATTATCACCACTCAGCCCGCAGATTTAACGGAGGTGGTGGCAGGTAGCATTTCTGGTAGTCTGTCAGTGGTTGCAAGCACTAATACTAGTTATCCAGTTACTTATCAGTGGTATGAAAATACAATCAACAGCACGACAGGTGGAACCGCTATTAATGGGGAAACGTCAGCGAGCTTTGATATCCCAACGGATCTAATTGCAGGAAGCTATTATTACTACTGCGTGTTGAGTTCTGTTGGTGCTAGCGCTGTAAAAACGAGCGTGGCTACGGTTACCGTATCGTAAAGGAGGATGATGAACATTGGCGAATGAAAAAGTGGATCCTTCAACTGTAGATGTTGATTTTGCAGCGGAGGAAAGAAGTGCTGTGATTGAAATTGGGGATGTTGAATACAAATTGATTTTAACAACCAAGGCGACAAAAGAAATTGCTAAGAGATATGGTGGGCTTGAGAATCTTGGAACGAAGCTAATGAATTCAAAGGATTTTGAACTCGCTTTAGATGAAATTGTCTGGCTCATTACGTTGTTAGCCAATCAGTCGATCCTGATTCATAATCTAAAAAACAAGGATGATAAGAAGGAATTGCTAAAAGAGGATGAAGTCGAATTATTAACTACCCCTTTCGAATTGGCAGAGTACAAGAATGCGATTATGGCCAGCATGTTGAAAGGCACAAAACGGCATATACAGAGTGAACCATCAAAAAACGTGGAAGTCGGGTAAGCGATGAAGAGTTGTTTATCCGACTTATTTATTATGGAACCGCTCAGTTAAATCGTAGTGAAGAAGAAGTGTGGCTCATGCCGATGGGTTATTTAATGGATTTATGGGAATGTCATAAGCAGTTTACCGGAATTGCTAAGCCGTTGATGGAAGTATCGATTGATGATGTGATTCCTGTGGGGATCTAGTTCTATTGCACTCAATGATGGGTGTATTTTTTTATGCCCAAAAAGAGAGGAGGTGGAGTCGTGGCTGATAACTTTGGACTTCGAATCGGTGTGGAAGGCGAGAAGGACTTCAAAAATGCCTTGAGAGATATCAACCAAAATTTCAAGGTGCTAGGAAGTGAAATGAAACTTATCACCGCCCAATTTGATAGGCAAGATCAATCCATTGAAGCTCTAACTGCAAGGAACGGGGCACTCGCAAAGTCAGTTGATGCACAAAAGGACAAAATTGGTACATTAGAGGCGGCACTTAGAAACGCAGCAGATTCTTTTGGAGAGAATGATAGACGAACACAAAATTGGCAAATTCAATTGAATAACGCTAAGTCTGAACTGATGAAGATGGAGCGGGAACTTGAGAATAACAATCAAGCCATCCAAGATTTGAATGAAGGATTCAATGATGCTGAAGGAGAAGTTGAGGAGTTTGCTAATGAAGTACAGAATGCAGCGGATCAGACTGAAGATGCTTCTGGTCGATTTGAAAAGCTCGGTGGTGTCTTAAAAGGAATCGGAGCAACCATCGGAGCAGCCGTAGCCGCCATTGGAACCGCTGCAGTTGCTACAGGGGTTAGCCTGATTAAACTTGGTGATGAGTACAACATGGCCGTCAATCAAATTTCTACTTCAACTGGTGCAACAGGTGCTGAACTTGAAGAGTTGGGAGAAATTGCTCAAAACGTGTACAAGCATAATTTTGGGGATAGCTTGGATGATGTCGCAGTAGGAATTTCAGAGGTGCAAAAGATAACCGGACTCATGGGTGAAGAGCTAGAAAAAGCCACCGAGTCCGGTTTTGCTTTGAGGAAAACCTTTGACTTCGATATGCAGGAATCGGCAAGGGCAGCCAGTGCTCTTATGAAAAACTTTGGCATCTCTGCAGATGAGGCCTATAACATTATTGCCGTTGGTGCTCAAAACGGTGCCGATAAAAATGGCGATCTATTAGATACCTTGAATGAATACTCCGTTCAATATGCTTCCCTTGGTCTTAGTGCAGATGAGTTTATCGCTAGTTTAGTAGCTGGAGCAGAAAGTGGTGCTTTCAGTATTGATAAGGTTGGGGATGCTGTTAAGGAATTCAATATCCGAGCCAAAGACGGCAGTAAGTCGAGTATGGAAGCCTTCACCGCTCTTGGGCTTAATGCAGAAGAAATGACGAAGCAGTTTGCCCAAGGTGGGGAAACAGCTAATGCTGCATTTTTTAGTGTCATTCAAAAACTTCAAGAGATTGAAGATCCACTTCTAAAAAACACAATTGGTGTGCAGTTGTTTGGTACACAGTTTGAAGATTTAGAAGCCAGTATACTACCAGTTCTTGGTGGGATAAAAGATAGTACCATCGCGAGTGGGGATGCGTTGGCTCAAATAACAGAGGTCAAATACGATAACCTGACTGATGGCATTGAGGGGGTAAAACGCTCCTTACAAGGGGTGTTTCTACCAGCTGTAAGTGAAGTTTCTGCTGGAATTACGGACTTGTTTTCTGGCTTATCGAATGGGATTAATGAAGCGGATGGAGATTTTGAGAAAATTGCTGAAGTGATAGGAGAAACTGTTGCTGGGATAACAGAACTTATCACAGAGCAATTGCCTCAGTTCGTTACGTTAGGACTTCAAATAATTATGTCCTTAGTTGGTGCAATCGTAGAAAACCTCCCAATGATCATTGATTCTGCCATGCAAATCGTGACGACTCTACTCCAAGGCATTATCGATGCTCTACCTCAAATTACAGAAGGGGCACTTTACCTTGTTCTTAGTTTGGTAGACGGCATAATAGCGAACCTTCCAGCCTTAATTGAAGCGGCTTTAACAATGATTGTGACGCTAGCAACTGGGATCGGTGAGGCTTTACCTAACCTTATTCCATCCATTGTATCAGCGATTCTATTAATTGTAGAAACGATCATCAACAATCTCGACATGGTTTTAGAGGCGGCTTTTAAAATTATAGAAGGTTTAGCCATAGGAATTATTAATGCTTTACCTAGACTCATAGAAGCACTTCCAGCTATTATTTCATCAATCATTAACTTTATTACCGGGAATCTACCTAAAATTGTTGAGTTGGGTATTTCATTGATCATTCAGTTGGCGGCTGGGCTATTAAGAGCAATTCCTCAGCTTGTGGCACAATTACCACAGATTATTTCTGCCATCATCGTTGGAATTGGAAAAGCGGCTGTTTCCATTGGACAAGTGGGAGTGAACATTGTACGTGGGCTTTGGAATGGGATTTCTTCCATGATTGGCTGGATAAAAGATAAGGTTAGTGGTTTTGTGGGTGGCATCGTCAGTAGTGTAAAAGGTGTTCTTGGGATTCGTTCCCCTTCACGAGTTTTTGCTGGAATTGGTGAAAACATGGGTGAAGGGATTGGTGTTGGATTCTCTGATGCCATGGGCAATGTAGAAAAAGAAATGGAAGGCGCCATTCCTACCGACTTTGATTTAAATATGGACAGCGTGGTTACTGGAGTTGAAGGTGGCAAGAGTGGGGCATCATTTGATGTCACGATTCCATTAACGATTGATGGGAATGTATTAACTCGTATTATTGCTCAGCTTCAATGGAACCAAAATACAGTGACCGTTAGAAACTTAGGGGTTGCAGGTTCGTAAAAGGAGGGCAGTTTGGTGATAGAAATTTATGCAGGAAACACGTTGATACAAACGATCCGTAAAGTGATGTCAGCGAACGTAAGGGAAACGCTAGAAGGAGAGTTTACACTATCTTTTACGGTTCTAGCCAAGTCTGCCCTCGCTTTAAAAACAAAACAACTGGCAAAGCTAAATGGTCAATATTTTGAGATTGTACAAATAGCGAAGTCGTTACAAGGTAGCCTTCCCGTCTGTTCTGTCACGTGTGAACATGTATCATACATTTTAAATGATGAGATT
Coding sequences:
- a CDS encoding Clp protease ClpP, with the protein product MKKFWNWVKNEDGRTLHLDGVIAEESWFGDEVTPKQFKSELNNDGGDITVWINSPGGDVFAASQIYNMLMDYKGHVTVKIDGIAASAASVIAMAGGEVQMSPVSMMMIHNPMTIAFGDTAEMKKAIQMLSEVKESIINAYELKTGLSRTKLSHMMDDESWFNSKKAVELGFADAIMFQEESNQDSSDEGIIYNKMAVVNSFLHKLPKREKKTGTDITVLDKRLDLLKF
- a CDS encoding phage major capsid protein encodes the protein MSKVLELREKRAKAWEQTKAFLDSKRGEDGILSAEDTSTYEKMEAEVVNLGKEIDRLERQQAIDLELSKPINQPITSKPTGAEGQKTGRATNEYREAFWKSMRNKSNYEVQNALKIGTDSEGGYLAPDEFERTLIESLEEENIFRSLAKVITTSSGDRKIPVVASKGTASWVDEEGLIPESDDSFGQVSIGAYKLATMIKVSEELLNDSVFNLEAYIAKEFARRIGAKEEEAFFVGDGTGKPTGIFNATGGAELGVTGTSATAVSVDEIMDLFYSLKSPYRKKAIFIMNDATVKLIRKLKDGNGQYLWQPSIQAGQPDTILNRPVKTSAYVPTVEAGAKTIAFGDFGYYWVADRQGRSFQRLNELYAATGQVGFKASQRVDGKLILPEAIKVLQQKA
- a CDS encoding head fiber protein, whose amino-acid sequence is MMSNVKNYTEQGGNRTVIGGELDITPEGKLAFDGTPLSPAALQADSTAVDVAGLVTDFNALLAKLKTAGLMKTE
- a CDS encoding head-tail connector protein, yielding MDELLLKVKQNLILNHNEDDVLLSGFVTAAVSYAESYQKKPDGFYNENPMHPTTEQAVIMLSSHFYESRDGSTGGFFADNVEASKQVWNVVNMLLRLNKDVII
- a CDS encoding head-tail adaptor protein, producing MSLGKMNVRIEIYKEESSKDAEGFVTKDEQLLASMRAYKESRHGSEAWKNRASFSEASSLFRFRKPRGFELTTDLVIGCKDERYNILSVEDIKERGMYVEVLAEKITGSKG
- a CDS encoding HK97 gp10 family phage protein — its product is MARAAVKMPDEFLERIAKLNRHFDDIVPRVLEKGAEPVIQKAKSNLAARIGQGTKEPSQSTGELIASLETTKAVQDAKGDWNLRVGIPITKDSKGVSNALKAAVLEYGKSGQPPRPWLKPTRSATRKACAEAMEKALDKEIEKL
- a CDS encoding phage tail tape measure protein — encoded protein: MADNFGLRIGVEGEKDFKNALRDINQNFKVLGSEMKLITAQFDRQDQSIEALTARNGALAKSVDAQKDKIGTLEAALRNAADSFGENDRRTQNWQIQLNNAKSELMKMERELENNNQAIQDLNEGFNDAEGEVEEFANEVQNAADQTEDASGRFEKLGGVLKGIGATIGAAVAAIGTAAVATGVSLIKLGDEYNMAVNQISTSTGATGAELEELGEIAQNVYKHNFGDSLDDVAVGISEVQKITGLMGEELEKATESGFALRKTFDFDMQESARAASALMKNFGISADEAYNIIAVGAQNGADKNGDLLDTLNEYSVQYASLGLSADEFIASLVAGAESGAFSIDKVGDAVKEFNIRAKDGSKSSMEAFTALGLNAEEMTKQFAQGGETANAAFFSVIQKLQEIEDPLLKNTIGVQLFGTQFEDLEASILPVLGGIKDSTIASGDALAQITEVKYDNLTDGIEGVKRSLQGVFLPAVSEVSAGITDLFSGLSNGINEADGDFEKIAEVIGETVAGITELITEQLPQFVTLGLQIIMSLVGAIVENLPMIIDSAMQIVTTLLQGIIDALPQITEGALYLVLSLVDGIIANLPALIEAALTMIVTLATGIGEALPNLIPSIVSAILLIVETIINNLDMVLEAAFKIIEGLAIGIINALPRLIEALPAIISSIINFITGNLPKIVELGISLIIQLAAGLLRAIPQLVAQLPQIISAIIVGIGKAAVSIGQVGVNIVRGLWNGISSMIGWIKDKVSGFVGGIVSSVKGVLGIRSPSRVFAGIGENMGEGIGVGFSDAMGNVEKEMEGAIPTDFDLNMDSVVTGVEGGKSGASFDVTIPLTIDGNVLTRIIAQLQWNQNTVTVRNLGVAGS